The following are from one region of the Streptomyces rubrogriseus genome:
- a CDS encoding DUF5682 family protein — translation MTARKETATDVVVPTADTQPYLIGIRHHSPALAVAVPRLLDAADAEVVCVELPTDFQPWLPYLADPRTVAPVALSGAHQDGRLELYPLADFSPELAAIRWARERGAEVVCCDLPLADRAWSCGPPDGTAVDADELWDRTVEALAPGSAPEAVRRAALAFGRALRDDTAAHTGIGAGDLAREAHMRRTLAARGQRRVAAVIGAFHVPGLSDEGGWGTVAETAPDPGPGSPVVTSLVPYAFAQLDPGSGYPAGIRAPRWRQAVLDAGGDPGRVRAAAAGFLTEVCREIRASGDTAGTGEAVEALRMAGDLGTLRGLPAPGRRELVEAVTSVLGRGRTLDRELGAVLVGTGRGRLAPGTPRSGLGPWVEAELAALRLPGPPDPGGRDLRLTPLRTTLDARREILLQRLRECGVGYAEPVEVTAAGEGGALTTRWRAAWTPSVAARLDLVGVRGVTAAQAADGTLRENHRRAAEAGRVTPARVVALLGAAARCALTDLLHDGLTEAERVLPGAAALPELLDTLDLLESIHRRHLPGTSEPVRIRAARLAGLLLDAAVRLLPGLAGSDETRDAVAVVTLAVRSAADRLGLRLDGELYALSRSGSPLLQGAAQAARVLLDLDGSDLLGTRLAGWVDTATGPDGRRRLERRLTGVLVAAGFLIESASTALDPLFERVETMSDRGFLDRLYALRGGFRALTPQGRTRVLAAVSDRLGDRPDLRLPAPAALVGRWAAADGEGFTLLRELGLADLVSAPAAKDAGETSVPAPRTEPSGAETPHGAGAPRLGPADRWRLLLGRDTARLPAALRPYARALDELFDREGEEADEESRQTEEGGDGGEPEPGASGPSGGSDDDRTGGGARSWPSVRHWAEDLRTLFGAEIREEVLERAVADGRTDAITLLDPASARPSVELLSAVLTLARGMPEQRVASLRPLVKRLVEELTRELATRLRPTLTGLTTPRPTRRPGGPLDLPRTLRANLAHIRRREDGRVEVVPERPVFRTRTARQNDWRLILVVDVSASMETSVVWSALTAAVLGGAPMLSTHFLTFSTQVADLTGLVADPLSLLLEVEVGGGTHIAAGLAHARSLVKVPDRTLVVVVSDFEEGAAVDGLLAEVRALVSAGVRLLGCAALDGGGTPRYSVPVTRRLVAAGMPVAALGPLSLARWVGAQVRGAAR, via the coding sequence ATGACCGCACGCAAAGAGACCGCCACCGATGTGGTGGTGCCTACGGCTGACACGCAGCCGTACCTGATCGGCATACGCCACCACAGTCCCGCACTGGCGGTCGCCGTCCCCCGGTTGCTGGACGCCGCGGACGCCGAGGTCGTCTGCGTGGAACTGCCGACCGACTTCCAGCCCTGGCTGCCGTACCTCGCCGATCCGCGGACCGTGGCGCCGGTGGCCCTGAGCGGTGCCCACCAGGACGGCCGGCTGGAGCTCTACCCGCTCGCCGACTTCTCGCCGGAGCTGGCGGCGATCCGCTGGGCGCGGGAACGGGGCGCAGAGGTGGTCTGCTGCGACCTGCCGCTGGCGGACCGGGCATGGTCGTGCGGACCGCCGGACGGAACCGCGGTCGACGCCGACGAGTTGTGGGACCGCACCGTCGAGGCACTGGCGCCGGGCAGCGCTCCCGAGGCCGTGCGCCGCGCCGCCCTCGCCTTCGGGCGGGCGCTGCGCGACGACACCGCGGCCCACACCGGGATCGGTGCCGGTGACCTCGCCCGCGAGGCACACATGCGCCGGACCCTCGCCGCCCGGGGGCAGCGCCGGGTCGCGGCCGTGATCGGCGCCTTCCACGTACCCGGACTGTCCGACGAGGGCGGCTGGGGGACGGTGGCCGAGACCGCGCCGGACCCGGGGCCGGGCTCCCCGGTCGTCACGTCCCTCGTGCCGTACGCCTTCGCCCAGCTGGACCCCGGCTCCGGGTACCCCGCCGGCATCCGCGCCCCGCGCTGGCGGCAGGCGGTGCTCGACGCCGGTGGCGACCCCGGCCGCGTCCGTGCCGCCGCCGCCGGGTTCCTCACCGAGGTGTGCCGGGAGATCCGCGCGTCCGGCGACACGGCGGGCACCGGTGAGGCCGTCGAGGCGCTGCGGATGGCCGGCGACCTCGGCACCCTGCGCGGTCTGCCCGCACCGGGCCGCCGGGAACTGGTGGAGGCGGTGACGTCCGTACTCGGCCGGGGCCGGACCCTCGACCGGGAGTTGGGCGCCGTCCTGGTGGGCACGGGACGCGGCCGCCTCGCGCCCGGCACCCCCCGCTCCGGACTCGGGCCCTGGGTTGAGGCCGAACTGGCCGCGCTGCGGCTGCCCGGCCCGCCCGACCCGGGCGGCCGGGACCTCCGGCTCACGCCGCTGCGCACCACGCTCGACGCCCGGCGCGAGATCCTGCTCCAGCGCCTGCGGGAGTGCGGGGTGGGCTACGCGGAGCCCGTCGAGGTGACCGCTGCCGGGGAGGGCGGTGCGCTCACCACCCGGTGGCGGGCCGCCTGGACCCCGTCGGTCGCCGCCCGCCTCGACCTCGTCGGCGTGCGCGGGGTGACCGCCGCCCAGGCGGCCGACGGCACCCTCCGGGAAAACCACCGCAGGGCGGCCGAGGCCGGGCGGGTCACCCCCGCCCGGGTCGTCGCCCTTCTGGGGGCCGCGGCCCGGTGCGCCCTCACGGACCTGCTCCACGACGGCCTCACCGAGGCCGAGCGCGTCCTGCCGGGCGCCGCCGCACTGCCCGAACTCCTCGATACCCTGGACCTGTTGGAGTCCATCCACCGACGGCACCTGCCCGGCACCAGCGAACCCGTCCGGATCCGGGCGGCCCGGCTCGCCGGCCTCCTGCTGGACGCCGCCGTCCGCCTCCTGCCGGGGCTGGCGGGCAGCGACGAGACCCGGGACGCCGTCGCGGTCGTCACCCTCGCCGTCCGCAGCGCCGCGGACCGGCTCGGCCTGCGGCTGGACGGCGAGCTGTACGCGCTCTCCCGCAGCGGCTCCCCGCTCCTCCAGGGCGCCGCCCAGGCCGCCCGGGTACTGCTGGACCTCGACGGCTCGGACCTGCTCGGGACGAGGCTCGCCGGCTGGGTGGACACGGCGACCGGGCCCGACGGACGGCGACGGCTGGAACGCCGGCTCACCGGGGTGCTGGTCGCGGCCGGATTCCTGATCGAGTCCGCGTCCACCGCCCTCGACCCGCTGTTCGAGCGCGTCGAGACCATGAGCGACCGCGGCTTCCTCGACCGGCTGTACGCCCTGCGCGGCGGCTTCCGGGCGCTCACCCCGCAGGGCCGGACCCGTGTCCTCGCGGCCGTCTCCGACCGCCTGGGCGACCGGCCCGACCTGCGGCTCCCGGCGCCGGCCGCGCTGGTCGGGCGGTGGGCCGCGGCCGACGGAGAGGGCTTCACTCTGCTCCGGGAGCTGGGCCTGGCGGACCTGGTGAGCGCCCCGGCGGCAAAGGACGCGGGAGAGACGTCGGTTCCCGCGCCGCGGACGGAGCCCTCCGGCGCCGAGACCCCGCACGGAGCCGGCGCCCCGCGGCTAGGGCCCGCGGACCGCTGGCGGCTGCTGCTCGGCCGCGACACCGCGAGACTCCCCGCGGCCCTGCGGCCGTACGCCCGGGCACTCGACGAACTCTTCGACCGGGAGGGCGAGGAGGCGGACGAGGAGAGCCGGCAGACCGAAGAGGGCGGGGACGGCGGCGAACCGGAACCCGGCGCGAGCGGGCCCTCCGGAGGCAGCGACGACGACCGGACCGGCGGCGGAGCGCGCAGCTGGCCCAGCGTCCGGCACTGGGCCGAGGACCTCCGGACGCTGTTCGGCGCGGAGATCCGGGAGGAAGTCCTCGAACGCGCCGTCGCCGACGGCCGTACGGACGCCATCACCCTGCTCGACCCGGCCTCCGCACGGCCCTCCGTGGAACTGCTGTCCGCCGTGCTGACCCTGGCCAGGGGAATGCCCGAGCAGCGGGTGGCGAGCCTGCGGCCGCTCGTGAAGCGGCTGGTCGAGGAACTCACCAGGGAACTCGCCACCCGCCTGCGCCCCACCCTGACGGGCCTGACCACCCCGCGCCCCACCCGCCGCCCCGGCGGCCCCCTCGACCTGCCCCGCACGCTGCGGGCCAACCTCGCGCACATCCGCCGCCGGGAGGACGGGCGGGTCGAAGTCGTCCCCGAGCGGCCGGTGTTCCGGACCAGGACCGCACGGCAGAACGACTGGCGGCTGATCCTGGTCGTCGACGTCTCCGCCTCCATGGAGACCTCGGTCGTCTGGTCGGCGCTCACCGCCGCGGTCCTGGGCGGAGCACCCATGCTCTCCACCCACTTCCTCACCTTCAGCACCCAGGTCGCCGACCTCACCGGTCTGGTCGCCGACCCGCTCTCGCTGCTGCTCGAGGTGGAGGTCGGCGGCGGGACGCACATCGCGGCCGGTCTCGCCCACGCCCGCTCCCTGGTGAAGGTGCCCGACCGGACCCTGGTGGTGGTCGTCAGCGACTTCGAGGAGGGTGCCGCGGTCGACGGACTGCTGGCCGAGGTCAGGGCCCTGGTGTCCGCCGGCGTCCGGCTGCTGGGCTGCGCCGCGCTGGACGGCGGGGGAACGCCCCGCTACTCCGTGCCCGTCACCCGCCGACTCGTGGCCGCCGGAATGCCGGTGGCCGCCCTCGGCCCGCTCTCGCTCGCCCGCTGGGTCGGCGCGCAGGTCCGTGGAGCCGCCCGATGA